Proteins encoded in a region of the Benincasa hispida cultivar B227 chromosome 2, ASM972705v1, whole genome shotgun sequence genome:
- the LOC120070730 gene encoding 23 kDa jasmonate-induced protein-like yields the protein MADSIFGNPITNSTLEAMPEYEGKTITRRDRAYVALNMKNAQGKDKAAQDYVEKLRAKWGDGVTTLCVIYNATGDTIKFVCEHSWHGHIGSSPYPYEIANGQWGAFLHVKTAYGMAGSAGAVVYRGLNNYGTSCDWMVAWSNPYYRSMADNTVYTEIREMGHYDSHDHWEYIFDLLNGSGLVHDDSWNYCKSNVSTGNDTNPIFEGILTLRLT from the exons ATGGCAGACAGTATTTTTGGTAATCCAATCACAAACAGTACTCTAGAAGCCATGCCTGAATATGAAGGAAAGACAATAACACGTCGAGATAGAGCATATGTGGCACTTAATATGAAGAATGCTCAAGGTAAGGACAAAGCTGCTCAGGACTATGTAGAAAAATTGAGGGCAAAATGGGGAGATGGAGTCACTACTCTTTGTGTAATTTACAATGCTACTGGTGATACCATAAAGTTTGTTTGCGAACATAGTTGGCATGGTCATATTGGGTCTAGTCCTTACCCATACGAGATTGCAAATGGTCAGTGGGGTGCATTTCTTCATGTTAAAACTGCTTACGGAATGGCAGGCTCTGCTGGTGCTGTTGTATATCGTGGTCTAAATAACTACGGTACAAGTTGTGATTGGATGGTAGCATGGTCCAATCCATATTATCGAAGCATGGCAGACAATACG GTATATACTGAGATTCGTGAAATGGGACATTATGATTCGCATGATCATTGGGAATACATCTTTGACTTATTAAATGGCTCCGGTCTCGTTCATGACGACAGTTGGAACTATTGTAAATCAAACGTGTCTACAGGAAATGATACAAATCCCATATTTGAAGGAATCTTGACTCTGAGGTTGACTTGA
- the LOC120072055 gene encoding 23 kDa jasmonate-induced protein-like, with the protein MADNVFGNPITNSTLEAMPEYEGKTITRQDRAHVALNMKNAQGKDKAAQDYVENLRIKWGDGVATLCVVYNATGDTIKFVCEYSWHGHIGSSPYPYEIANGQWGAFLHVKTAYGMAGSAGAVVYRGLNNFDTSCDWMVAWSNPYYRSVSDNTAYTEIREMGHYDTHDYWEYIFDLLNESGLVHADSWNNCLSNVSTGSDTNPIFEGILTLP; encoded by the exons ATGGCAGACAATGTTTTTGGTAATCCAATCACAAACAGTACTCTAGAAGCCATGCCTGAATATGAAGGAAAGACAATAACACGTCAAGATAGAGCACATGTGGCACTTAATATGAAGAATGCTCAAGGTAAAGACAAAGCTGCTCAAGACTATGTAGAAAATTTGAGGATAAAATGGGGAGATGGAGTCGCCACTCTTTGTGTAGTTTACAATGCTACTGGTGATACCATAAAGTTTGTTTGCGAATATAGTTGGCATGGTCATATTGGGTCTAGTCCTTACCCATACGAGATTGCAAATGGACAATGGGGAGCATTTCTTCATGTTAAAACTGCTTACGGAATGGCAGGCTCTGCTGGCGCTGTTGTATATCGTGGTCTAAATAACTTTGATACTAGTTGTGATTGGATGGTAGCATGGTCGAATCCATATTATCGAAGTGTGTCAGATAATACG GCATATACTGAGATTCGTGAAATGGGACATTATGACACCCATGATTATTGGGAATACATCTTTGACTTATTAAATGAATCCGGTCTCGTTCATGCCGACAGTTGGAACAATTGTTTATCAAACGTGTCTACAGGAAGTGATACAAATCCCATATTTGAAGGAATCTTGACTCTCCCGTAG